A single genomic interval of Prochlorococcus marinus XMU1406 harbors:
- a CDS encoding CIA30 family protein produces MSKKKFLFQKKEFDGWKSLNDTVMGGSSSAFCEISNSGLLLKGNIVEKAGGFVSCRSPIYKPSLNVSEYSSFELNIDGQGRTFKFAVACEDDLLGLTEFIPGGLRWIKSFPTKKFGTTNVQIPFSELKPSVRANKVRFPFKFKPSKIKRLQLLHSKFGDDGLLNNKFKQGSIKVLIKSISVI; encoded by the coding sequence ATGAGTAAGAAAAAATTTTTATTCCAGAAAAAGGAGTTCGATGGTTGGAAATCATTAAATGATACTGTTATGGGCGGATCAAGTTCTGCTTTTTGTGAAATTTCAAATTCTGGTTTGTTATTAAAGGGTAATATTGTCGAGAAAGCAGGAGGATTTGTTAGTTGTAGATCGCCTATTTATAAACCCTCTTTAAACGTATCTGAATATTCATCCTTCGAATTAAATATTGATGGACAAGGAAGAACTTTTAAATTTGCTGTCGCTTGTGAAGATGATCTCCTTGGACTAACAGAATTTATTCCGGGTGGACTTAGATGGATTAAATCATTCCCAACAAAAAAATTCGGAACAACAAATGTTCAAATTCCGTTTAGTGAGCTAAAACCTTCAGTAAGAGCTAATAAGGTACGGTTCCCATTTAAATTCAAGCCTTCTAAAATTAAAAGATTACAACTACTACACTCTAAGTTTGGTGATGATGGTTTACTTAATAATAAGTTTAAACAGGGTTCCATAAAAGTTTTAATTAAATCAATAAGTGTTATTTGA
- the pgl gene encoding 6-phosphogluconolactonase yields MDEMIEKVKNGYTINIYKDKFELSTAVFKFIESQIIHTLKKKERFKFCVSGGSTPKSLYQLLSKSNLKWNFVDVFLGDERCVNPNSELSNSLMLKNSLLTNFGSKAYFYEIFNEVNADDEVIKNQFISKLFEKCGSNPPSFDLTLLGLGDDGHTASLFPYQKNNNVDDFVIFNEGKGLKRISLTPKVLSASSKIVFLVSGANKRIALERLLDEKEPPDRTPSKLIKSINQISIFCDQESAKELEI; encoded by the coding sequence ATGGATGAAATGATTGAAAAGGTCAAAAATGGATACACCATAAATATATATAAAGACAAGTTTGAATTATCAACAGCGGTTTTTAAGTTTATTGAAAGTCAAATTATTCATACTCTAAAAAAGAAAGAAAGATTCAAATTTTGTGTGAGTGGAGGTTCAACTCCTAAGTCTCTGTATCAACTGCTTTCTAAAAGCAATCTTAAATGGAATTTTGTTGATGTTTTTTTAGGAGATGAAAGATGTGTTAATCCAAATTCAGAATTAAGTAACTCGTTAATGTTGAAAAATTCTTTGTTAACTAATTTTGGATCTAAAGCTTATTTTTATGAAATTTTCAATGAAGTAAACGCTGATGATGAAGTTATAAAAAATCAATTTATTTCTAAATTATTTGAAAAATGCGGATCAAACCCTCCCTCATTTGATTTAACTTTATTAGGTCTTGGAGACGATGGTCATACAGCTTCACTATTTCCTTATCAAAAAAATAATAATGTAGATGATTTTGTGATTTTTAATGAAGGCAAAGGATTAAAAAGAATTTCATTAACACCAAAGGTCCTTTCCGCCTCATCAAAGATAGTATTTTTGGTTAGTGGCGCCAATAAAAGAATTGCTCTTGAGAGGTTATTAGATGAAAAAGAGCCACCAGATAGAACACCATCAAAATTAATAAAATCTATTAATCAAATTTCAATATTTTGTGATCAGGAATCAGCAAAAGAATTAGAAATTTAG